GATGTCCTGGCTGCCGTCCTTCCTCCAGGTAGAGTAAACGAGCTTGATGTCCTTGAGGTCTGCCGATGAGATGGGTGAGATTATTAGAAACCAGATCAATACAAATCCCATCAAGTTATATCTGGGAGACATCCTCATCCCTCCATGGGATTCCGGGAGGGGATACCCTCCCGGGTCTACTATATAGGCCAACAATGTGAAGGTTGACCTCCAGGGTAAGAACTCTCGTTGGAGCATTTGTAAACCCAATTACCACCAGGCTCTTGGACTATACAACAGTACTCAGTAGCACAGTTCTTATCGCCACAGTTAAATTCTTCTGCTTTAACAGAGTGGGCGGATAGCAGCATGGCAGCCAGTGATGAAGCTGTTACCAGAGCGGCCATCGAGAAGGCGTTGCGGTATCCGACTCTGCCGGCCTCCGACAGGATGAACTGTGACACCTTCCTCCTCACCTGCTCCCTTGCATACTCCCCCATGACCTGCATCCCCGCTCACCTCCTTCCCTTTTGGAATTCAACGCCCTTCCCGAAAAGACCGGAAAGGAAACGGCGAAAGCCTTTTGATGGTTCCCTTCCCACTGCTATCTCCTTCCCTTCATCGTTTTATCATCCCCCACATTGTGAACAACTTTCGAATCAGATCAACTGGATAGGCAAATCGCGGATCAAACCAATCCTCAACAGACTCAGACTCATCCGGTGTGTTCGTTATGTTAGCTAGCTTCTTCCTACCCAAATCGAGGATGAAAATGTCCGTCTTATTCCCAAACTCCTTAACAGCACATCGAAATGCGATCTTCCCCCCATCAGGTGAGAAAACCGGTCCTCTCGCATAGCAGCGTAATTTCGTCAATTGCTTCTCGTGACCATTGTCCAGATCGTAAAGAAATAGGTTATATCCCTCGCCGCTGCGCGAAGAGAAAACCACCCTCCTCCCATCGGGAGACCAATCCGGCTCGAACTCCCACCCATGTTTTTCTCGATCCGTCTCGATCCTCCATCCTCTACCGGTATCGATATCCACGATCCCGATATAGAAATCCATCCTCCTCAGGGTATATGCCCAGAAGAGAACCTTCTCCCCATCGGGGGAAAACCTGGGGAACTCTTCGTTGATATCGGGCGTGTCGGTGATCTTCCTCACAGATCCATCTTTGAATGAGAAGATGAAGAGGTCTTCGTTTTCGCCTCCAGTTTTGCCGCTGTATACGATCTCCTTTCCGTCGGGCGAGAAGTCGAAGCTCCAAGCTTCATGTGGCAAATCAATCGGCTTGGGGTTGC
This genomic stretch from Candidatus Poribacteria bacterium harbors:
- a CDS encoding PD40 domain-containing protein; protein product: MKVKPVSFFILSFIAAQAVMAMEPMIAFTLIGKAGTYVMNLNSGKRRFISAGKHPRFFPDGRRIGLVNFGRIELVDITSNQIGNPKPIDLPHEAWSFDFSPDGKEIVYSGKTGGENEDLFIFSFKDGSVRKITDTPDINEEFPRFSPDGEKVLFWAYTLRRMDFYIGIVDIDTGRGWRIETDREKHGWEFEPDWSPDGRRVVFSSRSGEGYNLFLYDLDNGHEKQLTKLRCYARGPVFSPDGGKIAFRCAVKEFGNKTDIFILDLGRKKLANITNTPDESESVEDWFDPRFAYPVDLIRKLFTMWGMIKR